From one Salinibacterium hongtaonis genomic stretch:
- a CDS encoding heavy-metal-associated domain-containing protein, with protein MESTFTVTGMTCSHCASSVTEEISKIAGVTGVDVDLASGLVTVTSDTDPDPQAVASAVDEAGYSLASA; from the coding sequence ATGGAATCCACCTTCACCGTTACAGGGATGACGTGCAGCCACTGCGCGAGTTCCGTCACAGAAGAAATCAGCAAGATCGCGGGCGTCACGGGCGTCGACGTCGACCTCGCCAGCGGACTCGTTACCGTAACCAGCGACACCGACCCCGACCCGCAGGCCGTCGCATCCGCCGTGGACGAGGCCGGGTACAGCCTCGCCAGCGCCTAG
- a CDS encoding metal-sensitive transcriptional regulator — protein MHGYSDDKQKLLARLKRAEGQVRGIHRMIEEDVYCIDVLTQVSAATKALETVALALLDDHLTHCVAEATREGGEVADAKIAEASAAIARLVRS, from the coding sequence ATGCATGGATACAGCGACGACAAACAGAAACTGCTTGCGCGTCTCAAGCGCGCAGAAGGACAGGTGCGGGGCATCCATCGGATGATCGAAGAAGACGTCTATTGCATTGACGTCCTCACCCAGGTTTCGGCTGCCACCAAAGCACTCGAAACGGTGGCACTCGCCCTGCTCGACGACCATCTGACCCACTGCGTCGCAGAGGCAACGCGGGAGGGTGGCGAGGTCGCCGACGCGAAAATCGCCGAGGCTTCTGCCGCGATCGCCAGGCTCGTGCGCTCGTAG
- a CDS encoding alpha/beta fold hydrolase, translated as MTEFVTSSRGDRVAYDVRGSGPGLIFVAGAGPSRESDPLTSATAELVAQRGITTIVYDRLGRGESGAEGNIGLDRELAAIAALIEIAGGSAVLCGHSSGGSIALLAAVEGLAVDGLALWETPVSPEREAVEWAAEFERRLDAGDLEGALEYYMKDMPPEWLEGARRSPAYPQMVAQVVTSRADAQSLSWAASGSHAELFGGIRVPVLVMYGEQTYAEMVDAADSLVGAIPDARQKRMPGAGHMWEAEPMAQELAEFVLSVRRT; from the coding sequence ATGACCGAGTTCGTCACATCGTCGCGAGGCGATCGAGTTGCCTATGACGTGAGGGGCAGCGGGCCGGGGCTCATCTTCGTCGCGGGAGCCGGGCCCTCTCGAGAGAGTGACCCGCTCACCTCCGCAACGGCGGAATTGGTTGCCCAGCGCGGTATAACTACGATCGTCTATGACCGACTCGGCCGAGGCGAGAGCGGCGCGGAAGGCAACATCGGCCTCGACCGAGAACTCGCCGCCATTGCTGCGCTCATTGAGATTGCCGGGGGCAGCGCCGTGCTGTGCGGGCATTCATCCGGCGGCTCCATCGCACTGCTGGCCGCCGTCGAGGGCCTCGCGGTTGACGGACTTGCCCTGTGGGAGACCCCCGTTTCGCCCGAGCGGGAGGCGGTGGAGTGGGCCGCCGAATTCGAGAGGCGGCTCGACGCTGGCGATCTGGAGGGCGCGCTCGAGTACTACATGAAAGATATGCCGCCCGAGTGGCTAGAAGGCGCCCGCAGGTCGCCGGCGTACCCGCAGATGGTCGCACAGGTCGTCACGTCTCGGGCTGATGCGCAGTCGCTGTCGTGGGCGGCGTCTGGCTCGCATGCCGAACTGTTTGGGGGCATCCGGGTGCCCGTGCTCGTGATGTATGGAGAACAGACCTATGCCGAGATGGTCGACGCGGCCGATTCCCTGGTGGGGGCGATTCCGGATGCGCGCCAGAAGCGCATGCCAGGAGCCGGCCACATGTGGGAGGCCGAGCCGATGGCGCAGGAGCTCGCCGAGTTCGTGTTGTCCGTTCGCCGCACCTAG
- a CDS encoding SDR family NAD(P)-dependent oxidoreductase — translation MASSSAPLSGDSSIGTWLDHPVGGPIMRDLLAQAGQNADVLRPVRRLAIKRLVKLSKGTFSQEMVDQLVARAAAGDVPAGAPAAPATSSDDAADAPATVERPEWVERIDAGRFSGKTIIVTGAGSGIGRATASRVAREGGRVIAVDISAERLDEFSTEMTEAGAQVITVVGDITDDASIATIIETAGSQIDGLANVAGIMDNMTPVGEVDDAVWKRVFAINVDGTMKLMRAVIPTMLAQAYGSIVNVASEAALRGSAAGAAYTASKHAVAGLTKSSAYMYGPSGIRVNAVAPGPTITNIEASFASPLGEQRIRTGMAAMPDAVEGDALAASITFLLSDDGVNINGVILPSDGGWSAV, via the coding sequence ATGGCATCATCATCAGCTCCACTCTCGGGAGACTCATCCATCGGAACGTGGCTTGATCACCCCGTCGGAGGGCCCATCATGCGTGACCTGCTCGCGCAGGCTGGCCAGAATGCCGACGTCCTTCGCCCCGTTCGCCGCCTCGCCATCAAGCGCCTCGTCAAGCTCAGCAAGGGCACCTTCAGCCAGGAGATGGTTGACCAGCTCGTGGCCCGTGCCGCCGCCGGCGACGTCCCAGCCGGCGCGCCCGCCGCTCCCGCCACCTCGTCCGACGATGCAGCGGATGCCCCCGCCACTGTCGAGCGGCCCGAATGGGTCGAGCGCATCGACGCCGGTCGTTTTAGCGGCAAGACCATCATCGTCACGGGCGCTGGCTCCGGAATCGGCCGCGCCACCGCATCCCGCGTTGCCCGCGAGGGCGGCCGCGTCATCGCCGTTGACATCTCGGCCGAGCGACTCGACGAGTTCTCCACCGAGATGACGGAGGCCGGCGCCCAGGTCATCACGGTGGTGGGCGACATTACCGACGACGCCTCCATCGCCACGATCATCGAAACGGCGGGAAGCCAGATCGACGGCCTCGCGAACGTCGCCGGGATCATGGACAACATGACCCCCGTCGGCGAGGTGGACGACGCCGTGTGGAAGCGGGTCTTCGCCATCAACGTCGACGGCACCATGAAGCTCATGCGCGCCGTGATCCCCACGATGCTCGCTCAGGCCTACGGGTCGATCGTCAACGTCGCCTCCGAGGCCGCCCTTCGCGGCTCCGCCGCCGGCGCCGCCTACACGGCCTCCAAGCACGCCGTGGCCGGACTCACCAAGAGCAGTGCCTACATGTACGGACCCAGCGGCATTCGCGTCAACGCAGTAGCGCCCGGCCCCACGATCACCAACATCGAGGCGAGCTTCGCTTCCCCTCTCGGGGAGCAGCGCATTCGCACCGGCATGGCGGCAATGCCCGACGCTGTCGAGGGCGACGCCCTGGCGGCATCCATCACGTTTCTGCTCAGCGACGACGGCGTGAACATCAACGGCGTGATCCTGCCGTCGGATGGCGGCTGGTCGGCCGTCTAA
- a CDS encoding glutathione-independent formaldehyde dehydrogenase, giving the protein MKAVVFNGPYTVGVQEVDDPRIESPLDAIVSITTANICGSDLHPYEGRADMPAGSVLGHENMGIVTEVGSAVNRVKVGDRVSVPFNIGCGTCRNCEEGFTSACLTANPEGTPGAGYGYPKMGPYRGGQAEQLRVPWADFNLLLLPRGTDFENDFTMLSDVFPTGYHGTELAHVAPGRSVVIFGAGAVGLMAAHSAAIRGASQVFVVDKEKDRLHLASELGATPIDFSQESVEDVIMDATRGLGADCGIEAVGYQAHDASGEEHPEMVLDELVGVVRATGSIGVVGVYVPEDPASDEAPDGRVQFNWGAAWEKGLTIGTGQCPVKRYNRYLRDLIIEGVATPSMIVSHELPLEEAPTAYEKFDRREEGWTKVLLHPAS; this is encoded by the coding sequence ATGAAAGCCGTGGTTTTCAACGGCCCATACACGGTCGGTGTGCAAGAGGTCGACGACCCCAGAATCGAGAGCCCGCTCGACGCGATCGTCTCGATCACCACCGCAAACATCTGCGGTTCAGACCTGCACCCGTACGAGGGAAGAGCCGATATGCCCGCGGGCTCGGTGCTGGGCCATGAAAACATGGGCATCGTTACCGAGGTCGGCAGCGCGGTCAACCGAGTGAAGGTGGGAGACCGGGTCTCGGTTCCCTTCAATATCGGTTGCGGCACGTGCCGCAACTGCGAAGAAGGGTTCACCTCCGCCTGTCTGACGGCAAACCCCGAGGGCACCCCGGGGGCGGGGTATGGCTACCCCAAAATGGGCCCCTACCGCGGCGGGCAAGCCGAGCAGTTGCGGGTTCCGTGGGCCGACTTCAACCTTCTGTTGCTACCCAGAGGAACCGATTTTGAGAACGACTTCACGATGCTCTCCGACGTGTTTCCGACCGGCTACCACGGCACCGAGCTTGCGCATGTCGCCCCCGGCCGCTCCGTGGTGATTTTTGGCGCAGGGGCCGTCGGTCTTATGGCAGCACACAGCGCTGCCATTCGCGGCGCATCCCAGGTCTTCGTTGTCGACAAGGAAAAAGATCGCCTTCACCTTGCCAGCGAGCTGGGTGCGACCCCGATCGACTTCTCACAGGAGAGCGTCGAGGACGTGATCATGGATGCCACCCGCGGGCTGGGTGCTGACTGCGGAATCGAGGCGGTCGGATACCAGGCCCACGATGCCAGCGGCGAAGAGCATCCGGAGATGGTGCTCGATGAGCTCGTTGGAGTCGTGCGCGCTACCGGGAGCATCGGAGTGGTCGGCGTGTACGTGCCCGAAGATCCGGCGTCGGACGAGGCTCCGGATGGGCGCGTTCAGTTTAACTGGGGCGCCGCCTGGGAAAAGGGCCTCACGATCGGCACCGGTCAGTGCCCCGTAAAGCGTTACAACCGCTACCTTCGCGACCTCATAATCGAGGGGGTCGCCACCCCATCGATGATCGTCTCGCACGAACTGCCACTGGAGGAGGCCCCCACCGCCTACGAGAAGTTCGATCGCCGGGAGGAGGGCTGGACTAAAGTCCTTCTTCACCCGGCAAGCTGA
- a CDS encoding manganese catalase family protein, producing MFFHVQRLINEIVADEPDPGAANALQEGLGGQFGEMRTMMQYLFQSFNFRGPDAKPYRDLLQGIGTEEISHVELIGTTISRLLDGSPRYQGSPTDPVDTPGAGGAIPLELAKSAGNIHHFLVAAQGAMPVDAAGNPWNGSWVYNSGNLVLDLIYNLMLESTGRLQKCRIYEMTDNATARSTIAYLIVRDQAHENAYARALESLGVNWRTALPIPKTNAEQFPEVARLLDLGLQSKQYTFDLTAQSEAGKIFQGPSPSNDGTNLMATEQAPEGVPSVIAPERFEEFSPGLDADLLELIQATAEMEMEPVSSSFGPLT from the coding sequence ATGTTCTTTCACGTGCAGCGTCTCATCAACGAAATCGTGGCCGACGAGCCGGATCCCGGCGCGGCGAATGCTCTGCAAGAGGGGCTTGGCGGCCAATTCGGCGAAATGCGCACCATGATGCAGTACCTGTTTCAAAGCTTCAACTTTCGAGGGCCCGACGCCAAACCGTACCGCGATCTGCTCCAGGGCATCGGCACCGAGGAGATCAGCCACGTCGAGCTGATCGGCACCACGATCTCTCGCCTGCTCGACGGGTCGCCTCGATATCAGGGCTCCCCAACAGACCCGGTGGATACCCCGGGTGCTGGCGGGGCAATCCCTCTTGAGCTCGCCAAGAGCGCTGGCAATATCCACCACTTTCTCGTCGCCGCCCAGGGTGCGATGCCCGTCGACGCTGCGGGAAACCCGTGGAACGGATCCTGGGTGTACAACAGCGGAAACCTCGTGCTCGACCTGATCTATAACCTCATGCTCGAGTCAACGGGCCGGCTGCAGAAGTGCCGAATCTACGAGATGACCGACAACGCGACAGCTCGCTCGACCATCGCCTATCTCATCGTTCGCGACCAGGCACATGAGAACGCCTATGCGCGCGCGCTCGAGTCGCTCGGCGTGAACTGGAGAACCGCGCTGCCGATCCCCAAGACCAATGCCGAACAGTTCCCCGAAGTCGCGCGCCTGCTCGACCTCGGGTTGCAGAGCAAGCAGTACACGTTTGATCTCACCGCTCAGTCGGAAGCGGGCAAGATCTTTCAGGGGCCGTCACCCTCGAACGACGGAACCAATCTCATGGCGACCGAGCAAGCACCGGAGGGCGTGCCATCGGTGATTGCGCCGGAGCGCTTTGAGGAGTTCTCCCCCGGACTCGACGCCGACCTGCTTGAACTGATCCAGGCGACCGCTGAGATGGAAATGGAGCCGGTCTCGTCGAGCTTCGGGCCCCTCACATAG
- a CDS encoding MarR family winged helix-turn-helix transcriptional regulator, translated as MATKASAVTAWEALFRAQVAVMRRLSAEFPTNEISLVEYDVLFNLARHAERAMRIRDLVDDLLITQPSVSRLVDRLAARGLITKSPDPRDARGVVVALTDDGYDLFRRVAVEHSASISTAVGSALTEPELAHLTALCDKLRAGVKRR; from the coding sequence ATGGCGACCAAAGCCTCAGCGGTAACGGCATGGGAAGCACTGTTTCGAGCCCAGGTCGCTGTGATGCGACGCTTGAGCGCCGAGTTCCCCACCAACGAGATCTCGCTCGTCGAATACGACGTGCTTTTTAACCTGGCCCGGCATGCCGAACGCGCCATGCGCATCCGGGACCTCGTGGACGACCTGCTCATCACGCAGCCGAGCGTAAGCAGACTCGTCGATCGGCTGGCCGCCCGCGGTTTGATCACCAAGTCTCCCGACCCGCGCGACGCCCGGGGCGTCGTCGTCGCACTCACGGACGACGGCTACGACCTGTTCCGTCGGGTCGCCGTTGAACACAGCGCCTCGATCTCGACCGCGGTGGGCTCGGCCCTCACCGAGCCCGAGCTCGCCCACCTGACCGCGCTCTGCGACAAGCTTCGCGCGGGAGTCAAGCGCCGCTAG
- a CDS encoding winged helix family transcriptional regulator — MSLALDLARPATSAPVAASPAVVAAPAPSAEAPSRRLRAVPDGTEARGFVLYVGVDELKAAAAGTDLGTIVEELKRLTELLVPSAETYAAVALAPQGVGGRDVDVVRLALQDPAALAKHRRTDETVAPESKGGVIIDLSRKRVVIEGETAPLTYKEFELLQYLVLREGRTIDRAELISGLWGADDDDAPNERTIDVHVRRLRSKLGVYDEIVRTVRGVGYRFDRHADVSVQHTSTPSPDRF; from the coding sequence ATGTCTCTTGCACTCGACCTTGCCCGACCCGCCACATCCGCTCCCGTCGCCGCGTCGCCGGCGGTCGTCGCAGCACCGGCGCCCTCTGCAGAAGCGCCGTCGCGCCGACTCCGCGCCGTCCCCGATGGCACCGAAGCTCGCGGCTTCGTTCTCTATGTCGGCGTAGACGAGCTCAAGGCCGCAGCAGCCGGCACCGACCTCGGCACGATCGTTGAGGAGCTCAAGCGGCTGACGGAACTGCTCGTTCCCTCCGCCGAAACGTATGCCGCCGTCGCGCTTGCCCCCCAGGGCGTCGGTGGGCGCGATGTCGACGTCGTGCGCCTTGCCCTGCAGGACCCCGCCGCTTTGGCGAAGCACCGGCGCACGGATGAGACCGTGGCGCCGGAGTCCAAGGGTGGTGTGATCATCGACCTGTCCCGCAAGCGCGTGGTGATCGAGGGTGAGACTGCCCCGCTCACCTACAAGGAGTTCGAGCTGCTGCAGTACCTCGTGCTGCGCGAAGGCCGCACGATCGACCGCGCTGAGCTCATCTCGGGACTCTGGGGTGCCGACGACGACGACGCCCCCAATGAGCGCACGATCGACGTCCACGTTCGCCGGCTGCGGTCCAAGCTCGGTGTCTACGACGAAATCGTGCGCACCGTGCGCGGTGTCGGCTACCGCTTCGACCGTCACGCCGACGTGTCGGTGCAGCACACGAGCACCCCGTCGCCCGACCGTTTCTAG
- the upp gene encoding uracil phosphoribosyltransferase: protein MRVHVADHPLITHKLTVLRDKNTASPTFRALTEELVTLLAYEATRNVRTEPVKIQTPVIETMGVAISHPLPLVVPILRAGLGMLDGMVKLVPTAEVGFLGLVRDEETLMPTTYAERLPDDLSNRQCFVLDPMLATGGSLVAAINYLFDRGAQDVTAICLLGTPEGLKAVDEATQGREVTIVLGALDEGLNERGYIVPGLGDAGDRLYGTV, encoded by the coding sequence ATGCGAGTTCACGTTGCCGACCACCCGCTCATCACGCACAAGCTCACCGTGCTGCGGGACAAGAACACCGCATCGCCGACATTCCGTGCCCTCACCGAGGAACTCGTCACCCTGCTCGCCTATGAGGCGACGCGCAATGTGCGCACCGAGCCAGTGAAGATTCAGACCCCCGTAATCGAAACGATGGGCGTGGCCATCAGCCACCCGTTGCCCCTGGTCGTGCCGATTCTGCGCGCGGGCCTCGGCATGCTCGACGGCATGGTCAAGCTTGTCCCCACCGCCGAGGTCGGTTTTCTCGGACTGGTGCGCGACGAAGAAACTCTGATGCCCACGACCTACGCCGAGCGCCTGCCCGACGACCTGTCCAACCGGCAGTGCTTCGTGCTCGACCCCATGCTCGCGACCGGCGGCTCCCTCGTCGCCGCGATCAACTATCTCTTTGACCGCGGCGCTCAGGATGTCACGGCGATTTGCCTGCTCGGCACGCCTGAAGGCCTCAAGGCCGTCGACGAGGCAACCCAGGGGCGCGAGGTCACGATCGTGCTCGGCGCGCTCGACGAGGGGCTCAACGAGCGCGGCTATATCGTTCCCGGTCTCGGCGACGCCGGCGATCGCCTGTACGGCACCGTCTAG
- a CDS encoding nucleoside deaminase, with translation MLEAVADARLALETGDVPVAALVLDAQGNVIASARNERELRQDPTAHAEVLALRRAAEATGDWHLEGTTLIVTLEPCVMCAGAILSARVPVVVFGAWDDKAGASGSVYDVLRDRRLPQRAEVFAGVEAEACAALLTEFFVDKR, from the coding sequence ATGCTCGAGGCGGTAGCCGATGCCCGCTTAGCCCTCGAAACGGGCGATGTTCCCGTGGCAGCTCTCGTGTTGGATGCCCAGGGAAACGTTATTGCCTCGGCAAGAAACGAGCGTGAACTGCGGCAGGATCCCACCGCCCATGCCGAGGTTTTGGCGCTCCGCAGGGCGGCGGAGGCCACGGGCGATTGGCACCTTGAGGGAACGACCCTCATCGTGACCCTTGAGCCGTGTGTCATGTGTGCCGGCGCGATTCTCTCGGCGAGGGTGCCCGTCGTGGTGTTTGGCGCGTGGGACGACAAGGCTGGCGCCTCCGGCAGCGTCTACGACGTGCTGCGTGATCGCCGGCTCCCTCAGCGGGCAGAGGTCTTTGCCGGGGTCGAGGCCGAGGCGTGCGCAGCGCTCCTCACGGAGTTCTTCGTCGACAAGCGCTAG
- a CDS encoding cation diffusion facilitator family transporter encodes MSATGGNKAIIAAMLANAGIAITKFIAWAFSGSSSMLAEGVHSLADTGNQVLLLVGGRKAKRAADAEHPFGYGRERFVYAFVVSIILFSVGGVFSLYEGYEKLTHPHPLENAWLPIVVLLVAIVLESFSLRTAIRESNLVRGKQSWVSFVRHARQPELPVVLLEDIAALTGLVFALAGVGLTIITGNSVFDAIGTLAIGVLLVLVAIILGIETKSLLVGEGATASDAEAIRSAINAHPEVVSLIHMKTLYLGPDELLVAAKVAFEPRERLVDIAADIDAVEATIREAVPAARVIYIEPDVYRKPSDANPSTDAFVIRGTD; translated from the coding sequence ATGAGTGCTACCGGCGGCAATAAGGCCATCATCGCGGCGATGCTCGCCAACGCAGGCATCGCGATCACCAAGTTCATTGCGTGGGCGTTCTCGGGGTCGAGCTCGATGCTCGCCGAGGGTGTGCACTCCCTGGCCGACACAGGCAACCAGGTGCTGCTGCTCGTCGGCGGGCGCAAAGCCAAGCGCGCTGCGGATGCTGAGCACCCGTTCGGCTATGGACGCGAACGGTTCGTCTATGCGTTCGTCGTCTCCATCATCCTGTTCAGCGTCGGTGGCGTCTTCTCGCTCTATGAGGGTTACGAGAAGCTCACCCACCCACACCCGCTTGAGAACGCGTGGCTGCCGATCGTCGTTCTCCTTGTGGCCATCGTCCTCGAGTCGTTCTCGTTGCGCACGGCCATCCGCGAATCCAATCTCGTGCGAGGCAAGCAGAGCTGGGTCTCGTTCGTGCGCCACGCCCGCCAGCCGGAGCTACCGGTCGTGCTGCTCGAAGACATCGCGGCCCTCACGGGTCTTGTCTTCGCCCTCGCGGGCGTGGGGCTCACCATCATCACGGGCAACTCCGTGTTCGACGCCATCGGCACCCTGGCCATCGGTGTTCTGCTCGTGCTGGTCGCCATCATCCTGGGCATCGAAACCAAGAGCCTGCTCGTGGGCGAGGGCGCAACCGCGTCGGATGCCGAGGCGATCCGCAGCGCGATCAACGCCCACCCCGAGGTTGTCTCGCTCATCCACATGAAGACGCTCTACCTGGGGCCGGATGAGCTGCTGGTCGCGGCGAAGGTAGCGTTCGAGCCGCGGGAGCGGCTTGTCGATATCGCTGCCGATATCGACGCTGTGGAGGCCACCATCCGTGAGGCGGTTCCCGCGGCGCGGGTGATCTACATTGAGCCGGATGTTTACCGCAAGCCGAGCGACGCCAATCCGTCGACGGACGCATTTGTGATTCGCGGCACCGACTAG
- the proC gene encoding pyrroline-5-carboxylate reductase: MTDFRPTIALLGAGSMGSAILEGLLRDGTVVGGGIRITNRTTASASRQWPDAVTSLSLEADPEANLRAVDGADVVIIGVKPGMVAGLLGEIGGALKPGAVVVSVAAGVTTASLEAALPDSVAAVRSMPNTPTAVGLGVTALSRGSRTTDEQLATVERVFGAVGEVLVIDEDRMAGLTSVSGSGPAYVYYMVESFTRAAEAQGFAPDDAARLVSQTFRGALEMLRTSGKSPEQLRRDVTSPNGTTERAVAVLIEADLPAILTEAVEAAAARSREMSAS, from the coding sequence ATGACAGATTTTCGCCCCACAATCGCTCTTCTCGGTGCCGGCTCCATGGGCTCCGCCATTCTCGAAGGTCTGCTTCGCGACGGAACAGTGGTGGGCGGGGGGATCCGCATTACGAACCGCACCACGGCCAGCGCCTCTCGACAGTGGCCAGACGCCGTGACCTCGCTCTCCCTCGAGGCCGACCCCGAGGCCAATCTGCGCGCCGTTGACGGTGCGGACGTCGTGATTATCGGGGTCAAGCCGGGCATGGTGGCCGGCCTCCTCGGCGAGATTGGCGGGGCGCTCAAGCCCGGAGCTGTCGTCGTGAGTGTTGCCGCAGGAGTGACCACGGCATCCCTCGAAGCGGCTCTTCCCGACTCGGTCGCCGCGGTGCGGTCGATGCCCAACACCCCGACGGCGGTCGGCCTTGGTGTCACGGCGCTGAGCAGGGGGTCGCGAACAACCGACGAGCAGCTCGCAACGGTCGAGCGCGTCTTCGGCGCCGTCGGCGAGGTTCTGGTCATCGACGAGGACCGGATGGCCGGGCTCACCTCGGTCTCAGGCAGCGGCCCCGCGTATGTCTATTACATGGTGGAGTCGTTCACTCGAGCGGCTGAGGCCCAGGGGTTCGCGCCCGACGACGCGGCCCGGTTGGTTTCGCAGACGTTTAGGGGAGCGCTCGAAATGCTGCGGACATCCGGCAAATCGCCAGAGCAGCTGCGCCGCGATGTGACGAGCCCCAATGGCACAACGGAACGCGCCGTCGCCGTGCTGATCGAGGCCGATCTGCCCGCGATTCTCACGGAAGCCGTTGAGGCTGCCGCGGCGCGATCTCGGGAGATGTCGGCAAGCTAG
- a CDS encoding potassium channel family protein, with amino-acid sequence MVDRIPHDAPVLIIGLGRFGAATAGQLDRLDREVLAVDESAALVQKWSERVTHTVQADARNIDALRQIGAQDFSVAVVAVGSSIEASVLITANLVDLKIPQIWAKAISQSHGKILARIGANHVIYPEAEAGERVAHLVSGRMLDFIEFDDDFAIVKMYPPKTLRGQTLGESQIRKKFGLTVVGVKSPGKEFTYATAETLISNHDLIIVSGNAADIERFAATS; translated from the coding sequence TTGGTTGATCGCATCCCCCACGATGCCCCCGTGCTCATCATCGGGCTCGGACGATTTGGCGCGGCAACCGCCGGCCAGCTCGACAGGCTCGACCGCGAAGTGCTCGCGGTCGACGAGAGCGCCGCCCTGGTGCAAAAGTGGTCAGAGCGCGTCACTCATACGGTGCAGGCAGATGCCCGCAACATCGACGCGCTGCGGCAGATCGGCGCCCAGGACTTCTCTGTCGCCGTCGTGGCCGTTGGTTCGTCCATCGAAGCCAGTGTGCTCATCACGGCGAACCTCGTCGACCTCAAGATTCCGCAGATCTGGGCCAAGGCCATCAGCCAGTCGCATGGCAAGATCTTGGCCCGCATCGGGGCGAATCACGTGATTTACCCTGAGGCAGAAGCTGGCGAGCGCGTGGCCCACCTCGTCTCGGGCCGCATGCTCGACTTCATCGAATTCGATGACGACTTCGCGATCGTCAAGATGTATCCGCCCAAGACGTTGCGCGGCCAGACTCTCGGCGAATCCCAGATTCGCAAGAAGTTCGGCCTCACGGTTGTCGGGGTCAAATCGCCCGGCAAAGAGTTCACCTATGCCACAGCCGAGACGCTCATCTCCAACCACGACCTCATCATCGTGAGCGGCAATGCCGCAGACATCGAGCGCTTCGCCGCCACGTCCTAG